A segment of the Microbacterium luteolum genome:
GGCCGCAGGTAGACGCCGATCAGCGTCCGCAGCAGCGACGCGGTGCTGCCCGGACGCGCATCGATGTCGTCCAGCACGGCCGCGGTGTCGCGGTGCTCAGCGCCCAGGGTCCCTGAGCCCGTGCCCTGGGTCCCTGAGCCCGTGCCCTGGGTCCCTGAGCTTGTCGAAGGGTGCTCAGCGCCCATCGGACTCCAGCGCGTCGCGCACCGCGAGGGTGCCCGTGACGGTCTCGACGTGCGAGGTGCTCAGAGGCGACAGTCCGAGGCGGATGCCGTCGGGGAAGCGGAAGTCCGGGATGATGCCGTCCGCCCACAGGCGCCGGGTGACCTCGCGGAAATCGGGGTGGCCGATCGTCACATGGCCGCCGCGGAGCTGCGCATCCCGCGGACTCAGCAGGCGCACGCCGAGCGGCGCGAGCACCTCGTCGTATGCCTGCACGGCGAGCTCCGTCAGCGACGTCGACTTCGCGCGGACCTCGTCGATCGTGGCCTGCTCGATCAGGTCCAGCATCCCCTGCATCGCGATCATCGAGGTCACCGGTGGGGTGCCGCTGAGCAGCTGGCGGATGTCGCCGGCCGGTGCGTACTCCGGACCCATCGCGAAGATGTCGGCCGCGCTCCACCACCCCTGGATCGGCTGGCGCAGCACACCCTGCAGGTCGTGGCGGAGGTACGCGAAGGCGGGGGAGCCGGGTCCGCCGTTGAGGTACTTGTAGGTGCAGCCGACGGCCATGTCCACGCCCCAGGCGTCGAGCTGCATCGGGATGATGCCGGCGGAGTGGCACAGGTCCCACATCATCAGCGCACCGGATTCGTGCACGGCCGCCGTGATGGCCGGCATGTCCGCGAGGGCGCCGGAGCGGTAGTCGACGTGGCTGAGCGAGACCAGCGCCGTCCGCTTCGACACGGCGTGGTGCACGTCGGCGACCGTCACGCCGCGCACCGGATCGGGGTCGAGCCAGCGCAACGTCATGCCGGCCTCGGCGGCGACGCCTTCGGCCAGGAACCGGTCGGTCGGGAAGTTGCCCGCCTCGATCACGATCTCGGTCCGCGCGGGGGCACCGTTGGTGCCCTGGGGTCGTCGAAGGGCGGCCCGCATGAGCTTGTAGATGAGCACGCTGGTCGAGTCGGCGACGACGGTCTGTCCGGCGGCGGCCCCCAGGGCCACGCGTCCGATGCGGTCGCCGAGCTCCATCGGCAGGGCCATCCACTGCTCGTCCCAGGAACGGATCAGCCGCGTGCCCCAGTCCTCGCGCACGAACGCGGCGAGCTTGTCGGGGACGTCGCGCAGCGGACGACCGAGCGAGTTGCCGTCGAGGTAGGCCGTGACGCCGGGGGCGTCGAGGAAGGCGTCGAGGTGCGCACCGAGCGGGTCGGCGGCGTCGAGGGCGCGGGCGGTGTCGAGGAGATCGGTCATGTCACACCTTCAGGTCGGCGGGGGTGAGGCGGCGGGCGCGGAGCGGGTCGGCGTCGG
Coding sequences within it:
- a CDS encoding kynureninase codes for the protein MTDLLDTARALDAADPLGAHLDAFLDAPGVTAYLDGNSLGRPLRDVPDKLAAFVREDWGTRLIRSWDEQWMALPMELGDRIGRVALGAAAGQTVVADSTSVLIYKLMRAALRRPQGTNGAPARTEIVIEAGNFPTDRFLAEGVAAEAGMTLRWLDPDPVRGVTVADVHHAVSKRTALVSLSHVDYRSGALADMPAITAAVHESGALMMWDLCHSAGIIPMQLDAWGVDMAVGCTYKYLNGGPGSPAFAYLRHDLQGVLRQPIQGWWSAADIFAMGPEYAPAGDIRQLLSGTPPVTSMIAMQGMLDLIEQATIDEVRAKSTSLTELAVQAYDEVLAPLGVRLLSPRDAQLRGGHVTIGHPDFREVTRRLWADGIIPDFRFPDGIRLGLSPLSTSHVETVTGTLAVRDALESDGR